Below is a genomic region from Campylobacter concisus.
ACTGGCAGGCAGCATCAGATTCGCTTACATTTGTTTCATGTGAAACACAAGATACTTGGCGAACCACTTTATGGTTTGTCACGTCCACAGATCGAGAAAATTTTAGATAAAGAGATGAGCGAGCGTGAACGGATAAATTTAACTGGAGCAAAAAGGCTCTTGCTCCACTCAGATGAAATTTCTTTTAAATTTGATGAAATTTTTTATAACATAAAAAGCAAATTTGACGCTGAAAGCGAGTTTTATAGATTTGCAAAAGAGAGTTTACTTTAGTCCAAAATTTTTTAATAAATTTCTATTTCTCATAAACCCTTACCTACGTTTTGCCAAAGTTTTTCACTTTTAGATACCACAATAATAATTTTGTAGTTTATGTAATTAATGCTCCACTTTATTTCTTTATGAGAGCTATATTTTTTCTTAATATTAAGGCTTAGAATTTATGCCTATCTTTTTCATCTTTTAAAACTTTTAAAATAAGCCCTAATCCGAGTAAAACCACAATAGCAACAAAGACTATTTCGGCTATATCAAGTGCACTCATTCTAACTCACACTGGCTTTACTATTATTTTCAAGCGACTGTCTTTTTAAATTTTTATCACTGGGAATGGTTTTAAATTTTGCATTTTCGTTGCGTTGTTTTAACTGTCCACAAGCTGCACTTATATCAAGTCCTTTACTCTGTCTGATCGTACAAGTAACGCCGTGATCTCTTAGATATTCTTGAAATTTTAGCATGCTGGTAAGCTCGGGTCGTCCAAATTCACTGCCTTCATGCGGGTTAAAATAGATCAAATTTACCTTTGCCTTGATACCATGCAGTAGTTTTACCAGCTTTTTTGCATCACTAACGCTGTCATTTAGATCTTTGATAACAAGGTATTCAAACATCACGCGTTTGCGCATATCGATAGGGAATCCCCTAACAGCATCCATAACAGCCTCGATATTATACGCCTTATTTATCGGCATCAGACGGCTTCTAAGCTCATTAGTAACAGCATGAAGCGATATGGCCAATAACACACCAAGATCCATCTCGCCAAGCTTTTTTATCTGGCTGCCAAGTCCGCTAGTTGAAACGGTTTGACGACGCGGAGATATGGCTAGACCCTCGTTAAGTGCTAAAATTTTGATCGCTTTACTAACGTTAGCAAGATTATCAAGTGGCTCACCCATACCCATATAAACGACATTTATGCGTCTTTCATAAGGTATCTTATTCTCTCTTTTTATCCATAAAATTTGCCCCACAATCTCGCCTGCAGTCAAATTTCTAACAAGCCCGCCCTTTGCTGTTAGACAAAAAGCACATCCCATTTTACAGCCAACCTGTGAGCTAACACAAACTGTATAACGAGCATGGCGACTAATCTTTCCATTCTCATCACTAATCTCCTCTTTCATCGGGAGTAAGACACTCTCTATCTTTAGCCCATCTTTTAGCTCAAAAAGATACTTGATCGAACCATCACTACTTTGCTCAAATTTTACACATTTTAAAGGATCGATATAAAATTTTTCAGCCAGATCTTGACGCATATCTTTAGGTAAATTTAGCATTTGGCTAAATTCGGTTGCATTTTTTTTATATATCCACTCGTAGATTTGTGTTGCTCTAAATGGTGGAGAAACTAACTCTTTTAGCTCACCGATACTAAGATCAAGCAAATTTATCACATATTTTCCTTTATATATTTTGTTAGAATTTTCTTGGCCTCTGCGTGATTTTTTATAAAATCAGCATGTGCATTTTTATCACAAAAATTTGTCGCTACGAAAATTCCATAAGCTGGAATTTTAAAAATTTGAGCTACTTTTAGAACAGAAAAAAACTCCATATTTTCTAAAAAATAACCCTTTTCAAACATCTTATGAGCCAAATTTTTGTCTGTAGTTATGAAATTTGATGAATTTGTTTTGATAGTTTCACGTGAAACGATAGAAGAAATTTCATACTCAATCGGTGAATAAGATCTATTTTCTACGCTGGAAATTTCGACATTTGCCCCAACTGAGCTTTCATAAATTTGCAAAATTTCACCATTTTTATAAAGACCTGCCGAGCCAACGAAAACTATTTTTTCTGGCATCTGATACAAATTTTGTTCAGGATTTTTTGATAAATTTTGGCTTAGATTTTGTAGCTCTGGATTTGATGAGTTTGCAAATTTAGCTTCGATCTTTGCAAGATAGTGCGGATCGATATTTTTTAAATTTATACTCTTTCCATCCGCTCCAATACATGCTCGTTTCTGTAAAAATTTTGTCAAATTTATCGCCATATCAACTAGTCCCACACCCATTGGCAAAGCAAAGTCAAAAATTTCATTTTTTCCAGCAGAGATAACTAACATCAGAGCCTAACCTCAACGCCATTTGCCTTGAGATACTCTTTTAGTTTTTTTATCTCAATTTCACCAAAGTGAAATATCGAAGCAGCCAAACACGCGTCAGCCCCGGCCTCAAAAGCCTCTTTAAAGTGCTCCATCTTACCTGCACCACCACTTGCGATAGTTGGTATAGAAAGCGTACTAAATATCTTTGTTAACTCAAGATTAAAGCCTTGTTTGACGCCATCGTTATCCATGGACGTTAGCAATATCTCCCCCGCTCCGCGTGACTCAACCTCTTTTGCCCAAGCAAAGGTATCTTTTTTGGTATCGATCCTGCCACCATTTATAAAAACACTATAGCCATTTTCGATCTTTTTAGCATCAATCGCTACTACAACACATTGCGAGCCAAATTTCTTAGCTGCTTCATCAATCAAATTTGGATCTTGTATAGCTGATGAATTTAAGCTTACTTTATCGCAGCCAGCATTTAAAAGCCGTGATATATCATCTAACGTGCGTATACCGCCGCCAACTGTTAGTGGGATAAAAAGCTTACTTGCAACCTTTTTTACTACATCAACTATCGTATCACGCCCAAGATGAGAGGCAGTGATATCTAAAAAGCAAAGTTCATCAGCGCCCTCGTCATTGTATCTTTTAGCTATCTCGACAGGATCTCCAGCATCAACAAGTCCTACGAAATTTACACCTTTTACAACTCTGCCATCTTTTACATCAAGGCATGGGATTATACGTTTTGCAAAATGATTCAAATCTGTCCTTTATCTATTTTTCTAGCTGCTACCTCAAAATATGGCAAATTAGACCAATTTTCTCGGTTGCCAACTATATAAACAACCTCTTTTGCTCTTGTTAGTGCTACATTTAGTAAATTTGGCGTACTAGCAGCCCATGCTCTAGCACCTTTTGTAGCACCGCCAAGGACAAAGATAACAACATCAGCTTCTTTGCCTTGCATGGTGTGAATGGTACCAGCCCCTTTTAAATTTTTACAAACATCTTTAAAAGGTGTTATTATTTTAACACTATCTTTTAGCTTGGCTAGCTTACCATCTAAAAGCTCTTTAACGATCATACCTTCGGCTTTATTATAATTACCTATCCATTCATCACTACTAACATCAATCCATTCTGTTTTGATATTAGGATCACTAAGTTTACTTTCACTACTTCTGCCAAGTATCATCATATCATCATATGTTGTTTCGTTTGAAATTTTAAACATAGGATCGGCGCACCTTCTATTAATGATAAGTGGCGAACCAACCCAAATGGACTTACCCTCTCCTTTTATATATGTACCAAT
It encodes:
- the rlmN gene encoding 23S rRNA (adenine(2503)-C(2))-methyltransferase RlmN produces the protein MINLLDLSIGELKELVSPPFRATQIYEWIYKKNATEFSQMLNLPKDMRQDLAEKFYIDPLKCVKFEQSSDGSIKYLFELKDGLKIESVLLPMKEEISDENGKISRHARYTVCVSSQVGCKMGCAFCLTAKGGLVRNLTAGEIVGQILWIKRENKIPYERRINVVYMGMGEPLDNLANVSKAIKILALNEGLAISPRRQTVSTSGLGSQIKKLGEMDLGVLLAISLHAVTNELRSRLMPINKAYNIEAVMDAVRGFPIDMRKRVMFEYLVIKDLNDSVSDAKKLVKLLHGIKAKVNLIYFNPHEGSEFGRPELTSMLKFQEYLRDHGVTCTIRQSKGLDISAACGQLKQRNENAKFKTIPSDKNLKRQSLENNSKASVS
- a CDS encoding purine-nucleoside phosphorylase, whose product is MLVISAGKNEIFDFALPMGVGLVDMAINLTKFLQKRACIGADGKSINLKNIDPHYLAKIEAKFANSSNPELQNLSQNLSKNPEQNLYQMPEKIVFVGSAGLYKNGEILQIYESSVGANVEISSVENRSYSPIEYEISSIVSRETIKTNSSNFITTDKNLAHKMFEKGYFLENMEFFSVLKVAQIFKIPAYGIFVATNFCDKNAHADFIKNHAEAKKILTKYIKENM
- the hisF gene encoding imidazole glycerol phosphate synthase subunit HisF; amino-acid sequence: MNHFAKRIIPCLDVKDGRVVKGVNFVGLVDAGDPVEIAKRYNDEGADELCFLDITASHLGRDTIVDVVKKVASKLFIPLTVGGGIRTLDDISRLLNAGCDKVSLNSSAIQDPNLIDEAAKKFGSQCVVVAIDAKKIENGYSVFINGGRIDTKKDTFAWAKEVESRGAGEILLTSMDNDGVKQGFNLELTKIFSTLSIPTIASGGAGKMEHFKEAFEAGADACLAASIFHFGEIEIKKLKEYLKANGVEVRL